The following proteins are co-located in the Apium graveolens cultivar Ventura chromosome 5, ASM990537v1, whole genome shotgun sequence genome:
- the LOC141723554 gene encoding monothiol glutaredoxin-S6-like: protein MLCLTGFSRPAIYKIRDRQAQYGLPIPKRHQLITFSNSCILASYSSPRETFVVTGFSEFTATVNLPTMRMISRKDVLMKLSVAGISLALVLILGNAPKIAIAANSVSAFVQNSIYSNKITVFSKSYCPYCQRTKRIFTELNEQPFVVELDLREDGSEIQNVLLDLVGRRTVPQIFVNGKHIGGSDDLQNAVENGELQKYLSKA from the exons ATGTTGTGTTTGACCGGGTTTTCGCGTCCCGCAATTTATAAAATCAGGGACCGTCAAGCCCAATATGGATTACCCATACCAAAACGCCACCAACTAATCACATTCAGCAATTCCTGTATTCTCGCCAGCTACTCTTCTCCCCGAGAGACTTTTGTAGTCACCGGATTTTCTGAATTTACGGCGACGGTAAATTTGCCAACGATGAGGATGATTTCGAGAAAAGATGTATTGATGAAGCTAAGTGTTGCTGGTATAAGCTTGGCACTGGTTTTGATTCTGGGAAACGCACCAAAAATAGCTATAGCTGCTAATTCTGTTTCAGCTTTTGTTCAGAATTCTATTTACTCCAACAAGATTACTGTCTTTTCTAAATCCTATTGCCC GTATTGTCAGCGTACAAAGCGCATATTCACTGAATTAAATGAGCAGCCTTTTGTTGTGGAGCTTGATCTTCGAGAAGATGGATCTGAAATTCAGAATGTCCTTCTAGATCTTGTTGGTCGCCGTACTGTCCCTCAAATATTTGTGAATGGGAAGCATATCGGTGGTTCTGATG ATCTTCAAAATGCCGTTGAGAATGGTGAATTGCAGAAGTATCTTAGCAAAGCTTGA